One Candidatus Coatesbacteria bacterium DNA window includes the following coding sequences:
- the gmhA gene encoding D-sedoheptulose 7-phosphate isomerase: protein MVNDELRQAAANLAAFAAAQAAPLTAAAGLVVQTLARGGKVLACGNGGSAADAQHFAAELVGRFETERRPLPAVALTTDTSILTAVGNDYGYDEIFYRQVRALGRKGDLLLALSTSGNSPNVLKAVPAAREQGLKVLALTGRDGGKLAPAADVAVVVDTQRTCRIQECHAAALHTICRVVDEAFPPRGD from the coding sequence TTGGTCAACGACGAGCTGCGGCAGGCGGCCGCCAACCTGGCGGCCTTCGCCGCCGCGCAGGCCGCCCCGCTGACGGCCGCGGCCGGGCTCGTCGTCCAAACCCTCGCCAGGGGCGGCAAGGTGCTGGCCTGCGGCAACGGCGGCAGCGCCGCCGACGCCCAGCACTTCGCCGCCGAACTCGTCGGGCGCTTCGAGACCGAACGCCGGCCCCTCCCCGCCGTCGCCCTGACCACCGACACCAGCATCCTGACTGCCGTCGGCAACGACTACGGCTACGACGAGATTTTTTATCGACAGGTCCGCGCCCTTGGGCGCAAGGGCGACCTTTTGCTGGCCCTCTCCACCAGCGGCAACTCCCCCAACGTGCTCAAGGCCGTCCCGGCCGCCCGGGAGCAGGGCTTGAAGGTTTTGGCTCTCACCGGGCGCGACGGCGGAAAGCTGGCCCCGGCCGCCGACGTCGCCGTCGTCGTGGACACCCAACGCACCTGCCGCATCCAGGAGTGCCACGCCGCCGCCCTGCACACCATCTGCCGCGTCGTCGACGAGGCCTTTCCACCCCGGGGTGACTGA
- the rfaE1 gene encoding D-glycero-beta-D-manno-heptose-7-phosphate kinase, giving the protein MDRRRLEELLTAVGGRRVLIVGDVMLDRYVWGRVERISPEAPVPVVEVREETRLTGGAANVARTIRALGGEPLLVGVVGDDPAADELRDLLAEAGLDHDHLVVDRTRPTTVKTRILADKQQVCRVDREERCPLGAATREHLARVARNVLEGAAALLLSDYGKGVLEAELIRALVSDCADRPSVVDPKQDHFDAYAGVTVATPNHYEAAGAVGLAADYGNLNRVAEHLFERTALENLLITCGARGMRLYEGPDQPPALIDTVAREVFDVTGAGDTVAGVLALALAADASLLEGALLANLAAGVVVGKLGAATADADEILQRHRQLQ; this is encoded by the coding sequence TTGGATCGCCGGCGTCTGGAAGAACTGCTGACCGCCGTCGGCGGCCGACGGGTGCTGATCGTCGGCGACGTGATGCTCGATCGCTACGTCTGGGGCCGCGTCGAGCGCATCAGCCCCGAGGCGCCGGTACCCGTCGTCGAGGTGCGCGAGGAAACCCGATTGACCGGCGGAGCGGCCAACGTGGCCCGCACGATTCGCGCCCTGGGCGGAGAACCCCTGCTGGTGGGCGTCGTCGGCGATGATCCCGCCGCCGACGAGCTGCGCGACCTGCTGGCCGAGGCCGGCCTCGACCACGACCACCTCGTCGTCGACCGGACCCGGCCCACCACGGTCAAAACCCGCATCCTGGCCGACAAGCAGCAGGTCTGCCGGGTGGACCGCGAGGAGCGGTGCCCCCTCGGCGCGGCGACGAGGGAACACCTGGCCCGGGTCGCCCGCAACGTTCTCGAGGGAGCCGCGGCCCTGCTGTTGTCCGACTACGGCAAGGGCGTCCTCGAAGCCGAGCTGATCCGCGCTCTGGTGTCCGATTGCGCCGACCGCCCCTCCGTGGTCGATCCCAAACAGGACCACTTCGACGCCTACGCCGGGGTCACCGTGGCCACGCCCAACCACTACGAGGCCGCCGGCGCCGTCGGCCTCGCCGCCGATTACGGCAACCTGAATCGGGTCGCCGAACACCTGTTCGAGCGGACCGCTCTGGAGAACCTGTTGATCACCTGCGGCGCCCGGGGGATGCGTCTCTACGAGGGTCCCGACCAGCCGCCCGCGTTGATCGATACCGTGGCCCGCGAGGTTTTCGACGTCACCGGGGCCGGCGACACCGTGGCCGGGGTGCTGGCCCTGGCCCTGGCCGCCGACGCCAGCCTGCTCGAGGGCGCTCTGCTGGCCAATCTGGCCGCCGGCGTCGTCGTCGGCAAGCTGGGGGCGGCCACCGCCGACGCCGACGAGATTCTCCAACGTCACCGCCAACTCCAATGA
- a CDS encoding radical SAM protein yields the protein MSRPVVGRQASMEGTERSAAAPTGKRLLLVEPPFYRLYKDSYSLTRYPLSLGYLAAVAGERTDWRVRVYNADFVPEAESVSFSHLSGPGFQRYRRLLSDTTAPIWSEVRRRIAEYRPAVVGVTAKSQNYTAALNVAALVREIDPGIAVVFGGPHPSLTGGEILATGLVDYVVVGEGEETFVELLQALGDDPTRVSSAKLESIRGLYFNGPDGPRFNGPREFITDLDSLPYPHEYAAEVLWDHDDYPDYAFRSLMATRGCPYNCFFCGSRNLWSRRVRFRSVADVVRQINSLAAHGIQRVHFEDDTFGVTRSYLRRLCHAMRLHCPGVEWSCETHVNLIDVANLRLMRDAGCVSIQLGVESGSNRVLSDMRKRYTIEDARRAAGLIARHGLELEAFFMVGFITDDEESLAETWWAMKTIPGMISYSIFTPYPGTEAFERCRELGLLDDDYDVSRFNHQSPANCFSDRLEHDRFRRMVAVIERGVDRKNRQRWLRDKLSFGTLRRLRRLGLRTVLRRLRQYAH from the coding sequence ATGAGCCGACCCGTCGTGGGCCGACAGGCATCAATGGAAGGAACCGAGCGCTCCGCCGCGGCACCGACGGGCAAGCGACTGCTCCTCGTCGAACCCCCCTTCTACCGTCTCTACAAAGACAGCTACTCGCTCACCCGCTACCCCCTCTCCCTGGGCTACCTGGCGGCGGTGGCCGGGGAACGCACCGACTGGCGGGTCCGGGTCTACAACGCCGACTTCGTCCCCGAGGCCGAATCCGTCAGCTTCAGCCACCTCAGCGGACCGGGTTTCCAGCGCTACCGCCGCCTGCTGAGCGATACGACGGCTCCCATCTGGAGCGAGGTCCGCCGCCGGATCGCCGAATACCGGCCCGCCGTCGTCGGCGTGACGGCGAAATCGCAGAACTACACCGCGGCCCTCAACGTCGCCGCCCTGGTCAGGGAGATCGATCCGGGGATCGCGGTGGTCTTCGGCGGTCCCCACCCCAGTCTGACGGGGGGCGAGATCCTGGCCACCGGCCTGGTCGATTACGTCGTCGTCGGCGAGGGCGAAGAGACCTTCGTCGAACTGCTCCAGGCCCTGGGCGATGATCCGACCAGGGTGTCGTCGGCGAAGCTGGAATCGATCCGGGGACTGTACTTCAACGGTCCGGACGGCCCTCGCTTCAACGGTCCCCGGGAGTTCATCACCGATCTAGACTCCCTGCCCTACCCCCACGAGTACGCCGCCGAGGTGCTCTGGGACCACGACGATTATCCGGACTACGCCTTCCGCTCGCTGATGGCGACGCGAGGCTGTCCCTACAATTGCTTCTTCTGTGGTTCGCGCAACCTCTGGAGCCGTCGGGTCCGCTTCCGCTCCGTCGCCGACGTCGTCCGCCAGATCAACTCCCTGGCCGCCCACGGCATCCAGCGGGTGCACTTTGAAGACGACACATTTGGTGTCACCAGGTCCTACCTGCGCCGGCTGTGCCACGCCATGCGCCTTCACTGCCCCGGGGTGGAATGGAGCTGCGAGACCCACGTCAACCTGATCGACGTCGCCAACCTGCGCTTGATGCGCGACGCCGGCTGCGTCTCGATCCAGCTCGGGGTGGAGTCCGGCAGCAACCGCGTCCTGAGCGACATGCGCAAGCGCTACACCATCGAGGACGCCCGTCGGGCCGCCGGTTTAATCGCCCGTCACGGTCTCGAGCTGGAGGCCTTCTTCATGGTCGGCTTCATCACCGACGACGAGGAAAGCCTGGCCGAGACCTGGTGGGCGATGAAGACCATCCCGGGGATGATCTCCTACAGCATCTTCACCCCCTACCCCGGCACCGAGGCCTTCGAGCGTTGCCGGGAGCTGGGCCTGCTCGACGACGATTACGACGTCTCGCGCTTCAACCATCAGAGCCCGGCCAACTGCTTCAGCGACCGTCTGGAGCACGACCGCTTCCGCCGGATGGTCGCCGTCATCGAGCGCGGCGTCGATCGCAAAAACCGACAGCGGTGGCTGAGGGACAAGCTGTCCTTCGGCACCCTGCGCCGTCTGCGCCGCCTGGGACTGCGTACCGTCCTGCGCCGGCTCAGGCAGTACGCGCACTGA